A region of Paenibacillus thiaminolyticus DNA encodes the following proteins:
- a CDS encoding sigma factor G inhibitor Gin, producing the protein MEHQETHCIICGEATEDGIVVVNQFICTSCEQEMVRTDVQDRKYPFFIHRLKRLWVHMNV; encoded by the coding sequence ATGGAACATCAGGAGACCCACTGCATTATTTGCGGTGAAGCAACAGAGGACGGCATCGTGGTTGTCAATCAATTCATTTGCACCTCCTGCGAACAGGAGATGGTGAGGACCGACGTGCAGGACCGGAAATATCCTTTTTTCATTCATCGGTTAAAACGGTTGTGGGTGCATATGAATGTATAA
- a CDS encoding cyclic-di-AMP receptor: protein MKMIVAIVQDKDSNRLSSALVKANFRATKLASTGGFLRAGNTTFMIGVNDDQVSAVLNVIRNNCKVRDQLVTPVTPLSGTTDSYMPLPVEVQVGGATVFVMPVDRFEQF from the coding sequence ATGAAGATGATTGTGGCCATTGTTCAGGACAAAGACAGCAACCGGTTGTCCAGCGCGTTAGTGAAAGCGAATTTCCGTGCCACCAAGCTGGCGAGCACGGGAGGATTTCTGCGGGCAGGCAATACGACCTTTATGATCGGTGTCAATGATGATCAAGTCAGCGCGGTTCTGAACGTCATCCGTAACAATTGCAAGGTGCGTGACCAATTGGTGACGCCGGTTACCCCGCTTAGCGGAACGACGGATTCCTATATGCCGCTTCCGGTGGAAGTGCAAGTTGGCGGTGCGACAGTTTTTGTAATGCCTGTTGATCGGTTTGAACAATTTTAA
- a CDS encoding aminotransferase class I/II-fold pyridoxal phosphate-dependent enzyme: protein MSVQKGLVFSTEQPLEGADFMVYYGESTFSRHIHQHAPLLGAMLDYMERRSASFHVPGHKDGELYRRMADEWPYPGKELLRSMASLLAMDTTEVEGTDDLHHPAGPIAEAQRLAAHCFGAEETHFLVGGSTVGNIALLLSSCTRPGDLIIVQRNVHKSIVHGLMLAGATAVFLTPQTDPGSGLAIVPDAEMVSEALDRYPQAKAVMITNPNYYGMGADIREMARLTHDHGIPLLVDEAHGAHFGFHPAVPPSSLSMGADGVVQSTHKMLGGMTMSAMLHVQGPRLDRDRLKQVLTMVQSSSPSYPLMASLDLSRYWLDRHGAAALEPGLEAARWLRERIQAMPAFEMVPGPAASTVYHYQDPFKIVLRDRYDRLSGYELLDELSAHGCIAEMADPRYMVAALSLSTSMADAERLVQALEAVAVTIGDAPTYNTMRANDMVGNAAGASCSEPVPFTLYDAPEATTMRVPIRDAVGGVAAETVTPYPPGIPLLYRGERVTEAVVRQLERLAEAGAKCHGAGDATLRTLQIFANEINGTEEETQYE from the coding sequence ATGAGTGTTCAAAAAGGGCTGGTTTTCAGCACCGAACAACCTCTAGAAGGGGCAGACTTCATGGTGTATTACGGAGAAAGTACCTTTTCACGTCACATTCATCAGCATGCGCCATTGCTTGGGGCGATGCTTGACTATATGGAGCGCCGTTCGGCCTCCTTCCATGTTCCGGGGCATAAGGATGGCGAGCTGTACCGCCGGATGGCGGACGAATGGCCGTACCCGGGCAAGGAACTGTTGCGCAGCATGGCCTCGCTGCTCGCCATGGATACGACCGAAGTCGAGGGAACGGACGATCTGCATCACCCGGCCGGTCCGATCGCGGAAGCCCAACGTCTGGCGGCACACTGCTTCGGGGCCGAGGAGACGCATTTTCTGGTAGGCGGAAGCACGGTGGGCAATATAGCGCTTCTCTTGAGCAGCTGTACCCGTCCAGGCGATCTCATCATTGTGCAGCGCAATGTCCATAAATCGATTGTGCATGGCCTGATGCTGGCGGGCGCGACCGCGGTGTTCTTAACGCCGCAGACCGACCCGGGGAGCGGACTGGCGATTGTGCCGGATGCGGAGATGGTAAGCGAGGCGCTGGACCGCTATCCGCAGGCCAAGGCGGTCATGATCACGAACCCTAATTATTATGGAATGGGTGCCGATATAAGGGAGATGGCCCGCCTTACCCATGACCACGGCATTCCTTTGCTCGTGGATGAGGCGCATGGGGCACATTTCGGATTTCATCCGGCCGTCCCTCCTTCCTCCCTCTCGATGGGGGCGGATGGGGTCGTCCAGTCGACGCATAAGATGCTGGGCGGGATGACGATGAGCGCCATGCTGCATGTTCAGGGGCCTCGTCTCGATCGGGACAGGCTGAAGCAGGTGTTAACGATGGTGCAGAGCTCGAGCCCTTCGTATCCGTTGATGGCTTCGCTCGATTTGAGCCGTTACTGGCTGGACCGGCATGGAGCAGCCGCCTTGGAGCCCGGGCTGGAGGCTGCGCGCTGGCTGCGCGAACGAATCCAGGCGATGCCGGCGTTCGAGATGGTACCGGGACCGGCCGCCTCGACGGTTTATCATTATCAAGATCCTTTTAAAATTGTCCTTCGGGATCGGTATGACCGTCTCAGCGGCTACGAGCTGCTGGATGAGCTGTCCGCCCACGGCTGCATAGCCGAGATGGCTGACCCCCGGTACATGGTGGCGGCGCTCAGCTTGAGCACGTCGATGGCCGATGCGGAACGGCTGGTCCAAGCTCTGGAAGCGGTGGCGGTGACCATTGGCGATGCGCCTACATATAATACGATGCGGGCGAATGACATGGTCGGGAATGCTGCCGGAGCGAGCTGCTCCGAACCAGTGCCGTTCACGCTCTACGATGCGCCTGAGGCGACGACGATGCGGGTACCGATAAGGGACGCGGTCGGTGGGGTTGCGGCCGAGACGGTAACCCCCTATCCGCCTGGGATACCGCTGCTATACCGCGGCGAGCGCGTGACTGAGGCGGTTGTCCGGCAGCTTGAGCGGCTGGCAGAAGCCGGGGCGAAATGTCACGGGGCCGGGGATGCGACGCTCCGGACGCTACAAATATTTGCGAACGAGATTAACGGCACGGAAGAGGAGACGCAGTATGAATAG
- the tmk gene encoding dTMP kinase: MNRSKWPGWFITMEGGEGAGKTTAMRKLAQRLEERGLDVVMTREPGGIAISEQIRSLILDPAHVEMDPRTEALLYAAARRQHLVERVEPALQRGAIVLCDRFVDSSLAYQGYARGIGMEEVWDINRFAVHHTMPDITLWFDIDPEEGLERIRANRSREVNRLDTEQLAFHQAVRQGYERLAAQYPDRIVRVDASQPEMVIQEQIIDILSERTQDFGPRMCK; encoded by the coding sequence ATGAATAGAAGCAAATGGCCAGGCTGGTTCATCACGATGGAAGGAGGGGAAGGAGCCGGGAAGACGACGGCAATGCGCAAGCTTGCGCAACGTCTGGAGGAACGCGGGCTTGACGTGGTCATGACGCGGGAACCGGGCGGCATCGCGATCTCCGAACAGATTCGCAGCCTGATCCTCGATCCAGCGCATGTCGAGATGGATCCGCGAACGGAGGCGCTGCTCTATGCGGCGGCCCGCCGTCAGCATCTGGTGGAGCGAGTGGAGCCTGCGCTCCAGCGGGGAGCCATCGTGCTGTGCGACCGGTTCGTCGACAGCAGTCTTGCTTACCAGGGCTATGCACGGGGTATAGGAATGGAAGAGGTATGGGATATCAACCGCTTCGCCGTGCATCACACGATGCCGGATATTACGCTCTGGTTCGACATTGATCCGGAAGAAGGACTGGAGCGCATCCGAGCGAACCGCTCTCGCGAAGTGAACCGGCTGGACACGGAGCAGCTGGCATTTCATCAAGCGGTCCGGCAGGGCTATGAACGGCTCGCCGCGCAATATCCCGATCGAATCGTGCGCGTGGACGCCTCGCAGCCGGAAATGGTGATTCAGGAGCAAATAATCGACATTTTATCCGAGCGAACGCAGGATTTCGGGCCCCGCATGTGTAAATAA